From Micromonospora rifamycinica, a single genomic window includes:
- a CDS encoding glycine hydroxymethyltransferase → MSLNAESTAFRSALEVIRAVEPRVADAIGAELADQRESLKLIASENYASPATLLTMGNWFSDKYAEGTVGRRFYAGCQNVDTVEALAAEHARELFGAAHAYVQPHSGIDANLVAFWAILADRVESPALKKAQVRQVNDLTEADWFALRRELGNQRMLGMSLDAGGHLTHGFRPNISGKMFDQRSYGTDPATGLIDYDRVAEAAREFKPLILVAGYSAYPRKVNFRIMREIADSVGATFMVDMAHFAGLVAGKVFTGDFDPVPHAHIVTTTTHKSLRGPRGGMVLCGPELADQVDRGCPMVLGGPLPHVMAAKAVALAEARRPDFADYAQRIVDNAQALAEGLLRRGTTLVTGGTDNHLVLLDVSGYGLTGRQAEQALLDSGIVTNRNAVPQDRNGAWYTSGIRIGTPALTSRGLGTAEMDVTAELIHTVLSQTTPGANADGTPSKAKYVLDPAVADKISKQATDLLAGFPLYPTITLS, encoded by the coding sequence ATGTCGCTGAACGCCGAATCCACCGCCTTCCGCAGCGCGCTCGAGGTGATCCGGGCCGTCGAGCCCCGGGTGGCCGACGCCATCGGCGCGGAGCTGGCCGACCAGCGGGAGTCGTTGAAGCTGATCGCCAGCGAGAACTACGCCTCCCCGGCGACCCTGCTGACCATGGGCAACTGGTTCAGCGACAAGTACGCCGAGGGCACCGTCGGCCGTCGCTTCTACGCCGGCTGCCAGAACGTCGACACCGTCGAGGCGCTCGCCGCCGAACACGCCAGGGAGCTGTTCGGGGCCGCCCACGCCTACGTGCAGCCGCACTCCGGCATCGACGCCAACCTGGTCGCCTTCTGGGCCATCCTGGCCGACCGGGTCGAGTCCCCCGCGCTCAAGAAGGCCCAGGTACGCCAGGTCAACGACCTGACCGAGGCGGACTGGTTCGCGCTGCGCCGCGAGCTGGGCAACCAGCGGATGCTCGGCATGTCGCTGGACGCCGGCGGCCACCTCACCCACGGTTTCCGGCCGAACATCTCCGGCAAGATGTTCGACCAGCGCAGCTACGGCACCGATCCGGCCACCGGCCTGATCGACTACGACCGGGTCGCCGAGGCCGCCCGGGAGTTCAAGCCGCTGATCCTGGTCGCCGGCTACTCGGCGTACCCCCGGAAGGTCAACTTCCGGATCATGCGGGAGATCGCCGACTCGGTCGGCGCGACCTTCATGGTCGACATGGCGCACTTCGCCGGCCTGGTCGCCGGGAAGGTCTTCACCGGCGACTTCGACCCGGTGCCGCACGCGCACATCGTCACCACCACCACCCACAAGTCGCTGCGCGGCCCGCGCGGCGGCATGGTGCTCTGCGGCCCGGAGCTGGCCGACCAGGTGGACCGGGGCTGCCCGATGGTGCTCGGCGGCCCGCTGCCGCACGTGATGGCGGCCAAGGCGGTCGCGCTGGCCGAGGCCCGTCGGCCCGACTTCGCCGACTACGCCCAGCGGATCGTCGACAACGCGCAGGCCCTCGCCGAGGGGCTGCTGCGCCGGGGCACCACCCTGGTCACCGGCGGCACCGACAACCACCTGGTGCTGCTCGACGTCTCCGGCTACGGGCTGACCGGCAGGCAGGCCGAGCAGGCGCTGCTCGACTCGGGCATCGTCACCAACCGTAACGCCGTCCCGCAGGACCGCAACGGCGCCTGGTACACCTCGGGCATCCGGATCGGCACCCCCGCGCTGACCAGCCGGGGTCTGGGCACCGCCGAGATGGACGTCACCGCCGAGCTAATCCACACCGTGCTCAGCCAGACCACGCCGGGGGCCAACGCCGACGGCACCCCGTCGAAGGCCAAGTACGTCCTCGACCCGGCGGTCGCCGACAAGATCAGTAAGCAGGCCACCGACCTGCTCGCCGGCTTCCCCCTCTACCCCACCATCACCCTGAGCTGA
- a CDS encoding metallophosphoesterase family protein, whose amino-acid sequence MLGEDTEGSLVAISDLHVGYAENRALVEALRPTSPRDWLIVAGDVADTVADIEWALGLLAERFDTVIWAPGNHELWTPPADPVTLRGVARYELLVRRCRELGVVTPEDDYRVWRGPGGPTLVAPLFLLYDYSWRPPGFDTREAALAEAYETGIVCTDEFLLHPDPYPSRQEWCAARLDQTARRLAARDPALPTVLVNHWPLDRHPTEVLRYPIFAQWCGTDATADWHRRFAAAAVVYGHLHIPRTTWKDGVRFEEVSVGYPREWRQRRLPPGRVRRILPAPEGTPLTAW is encoded by the coding sequence ATGCTGGGGGAGGACACCGAGGGCAGTCTGGTCGCGATCAGCGACCTTCACGTCGGGTACGCGGAGAACCGTGCCCTGGTCGAGGCGCTACGACCCACCTCGCCACGGGACTGGCTGATCGTCGCCGGTGACGTGGCGGACACCGTGGCCGACATCGAGTGGGCGCTCGGTCTGCTCGCCGAGCGCTTCGACACCGTCATCTGGGCACCCGGCAACCACGAGCTGTGGACCCCGCCGGCCGACCCGGTGACCCTGCGCGGGGTGGCCCGCTACGAGCTGCTGGTGCGGCGGTGCCGGGAGCTGGGCGTGGTCACCCCCGAGGACGACTACCGGGTGTGGCGGGGGCCGGGCGGCCCGACGCTGGTGGCACCGCTGTTCCTGCTGTACGACTACAGCTGGCGACCGCCCGGGTTCGACACCCGGGAGGCCGCCCTGGCGGAGGCGTACGAGACCGGGATCGTCTGCACCGACGAGTTCCTGCTGCACCCCGACCCGTACCCGAGTCGGCAGGAGTGGTGCGCGGCCCGGCTGGACCAGACCGCCCGCCGGTTGGCCGCCCGGGATCCGGCGCTGCCCACCGTGCTGGTCAACCACTGGCCGCTGGACCGCCACCCGACCGAGGTGCTGCGCTACCCGATCTTCGCGCAGTGGTGCGGGACGGACGCCACCGCCGACTGGCACCGCCGGTTCGCCGCCGCCGCGGTCGTCTACGGGCACCTGCACATCCCGCGTACCACCTGGAAGGACGGGGTGCGGTTCGAGGAGGTCTCGGTGGGCTACCCCCGGGAGTGGCGGCAGCGCCGCCTCCCACCGGGTCGGGTGCGGCGGATTCTGCCGGCCCCGGAGGGCACCCCGCTGACCGCCTGGTGA
- a CDS encoding alpha/beta hydrolase — MSLDPQVVAYRAARAATGTPPLYTQTLAEARAADLAAIRAGGGDVEPVHEVRDATVPGPGGELPLRVYRPAGAGPLPTLVYFFGGGWTLGSVETADGICRRLANATGCQVVTVGYRLAPENPFPAAVLDCHAATRWLAEHAADLGADPDRLAVGGDSAGGNLAAAVTLLARAEGGPRLAGQLLVYPNTDQRAAHRPAGDGPDADRPADDQDPLLFNRHSVDWYRGHYLADPADAADPLASPLLADDLSGLPPALVLTAEHDPLRDEGERYAQRLREAGVPVRASRYPGMIHGFFAMPGIFDAGRRAQDEAAAFLRDVFGLPPAPPAAQVETPAAAPVETPGAASVGEGR, encoded by the coding sequence ATGTCCCTCGATCCCCAGGTGGTCGCCTACCGGGCCGCGCGGGCCGCCACCGGCACCCCGCCGCTGTACACCCAGACCCTCGCCGAGGCCCGCGCCGCCGACCTCGCCGCGATCCGGGCCGGCGGCGGCGACGTCGAGCCGGTCCACGAGGTACGCGACGCGACCGTCCCCGGTCCCGGTGGTGAGCTGCCACTGCGGGTGTACCGTCCGGCCGGTGCCGGCCCGCTGCCCACCCTGGTCTACTTCTTCGGCGGCGGCTGGACGCTGGGCAGCGTGGAGACCGCCGACGGGATCTGCCGCCGGCTGGCCAACGCCACCGGATGCCAGGTGGTGACGGTCGGCTACCGGCTGGCCCCGGAAAACCCCTTTCCAGCGGCCGTGCTGGACTGTCACGCGGCCACCCGGTGGCTGGCCGAGCACGCCGCCGACCTGGGGGCGGACCCGGACCGGCTGGCGGTGGGCGGGGACAGCGCCGGCGGCAACCTGGCGGCGGCGGTGACCCTGCTGGCCCGCGCCGAGGGCGGCCCCCGGCTGGCCGGGCAGTTGCTGGTCTATCCCAACACCGACCAGCGCGCCGCCCACCGGCCCGCCGGGGACGGACCGGACGCCGACCGGCCTGCCGACGACCAGGATCCGCTCCTGTTCAACCGGCACTCCGTCGACTGGTACCGCGGTCACTACCTGGCCGACCCGGCGGACGCGGCCGACCCGTTGGCCTCGCCGCTGCTCGCCGACGACCTGTCCGGCCTGCCCCCGGCCCTGGTGCTCACCGCCGAGCACGATCCGCTGCGCGACGAGGGGGAGCGCTACGCGCAGCGGTTGCGGGAGGCCGGGGTGCCGGTGCGGGCCAGCCGCTATCCCGGCATGATCCACGGCTTCTTCGCCATGCCCGGGATCTTCGACGCCGGCCGCCGCGCCCAGGACGAGGCCGCCGCTTTCCTCCGGGACGTCTTCGGGCTGCCCCCTGCCCCGCCTGCTGCCCAGGTCGAGACCCCGGCTGCTGCTCCGGTCGAGACCCCGGGTGCCGCCTCGGTGGGGGAGGGCCGGTGA
- a CDS encoding cytochrome P450 has protein sequence MVDVDEIMTGLYSDAGRQHPYPWYAALHEHGPISAIPTRPEHSTISAVAVGYDLVDQVLRDPEWYKQAPPGWQDQEILRTFQSSMMFVNPPDHGRMRGVFARTFTPRRLGALEPVIVRVVDTLLDRMADAGADGGEVDFVADFAYPAPALVMAEFIGLPESELAWYRQRVDWIDEFLDVAGKTPQRLALANQAAEELRALYRDLIAHRRGRPGDDLISGLVEALDSGGVDLTEEELISNLIVLFNASFVTTVYMFSNGLPVLLDHPDTVAALPGDDTLAQGCVDEVLRLESPVHFLARAAPRDTDLGGVPVARDENVLLIIAGANRDPRRFPGPDRFDPRRAGPPSLAFGVGPHFCLGSAVSRLEGRIGLPRLFARFPRLAVSRQADYSGSLFLRGIDKLFVTTGG, from the coding sequence ATCGTGGACGTCGACGAGATCATGACCGGCCTCTACAGCGACGCCGGCCGGCAACACCCCTACCCGTGGTACGCCGCCCTGCACGAGCACGGGCCGATCAGCGCCATCCCGACCCGCCCGGAGCACAGCACGATCTCCGCGGTGGCCGTCGGCTACGACCTGGTCGACCAGGTGCTGCGCGACCCGGAGTGGTACAAGCAGGCCCCGCCGGGCTGGCAGGACCAGGAGATCCTGCGCACCTTCCAGTCGTCGATGATGTTCGTCAACCCGCCCGACCACGGCCGGATGCGCGGCGTCTTCGCCCGTACCTTCACCCCGCGCCGGCTGGGCGCCCTGGAGCCGGTGATCGTCCGGGTGGTCGACACCCTGCTGGACCGGATGGCGGACGCGGGCGCCGACGGCGGCGAGGTCGACTTCGTGGCGGACTTCGCCTACCCGGCGCCGGCCCTGGTGATGGCCGAGTTCATCGGCCTGCCCGAGAGCGAGCTGGCCTGGTACCGGCAGCGGGTCGACTGGATCGACGAGTTCCTCGACGTCGCCGGCAAGACCCCGCAGCGGTTGGCGCTGGCCAACCAGGCCGCCGAGGAGCTGCGGGCGTTGTACCGGGACCTGATCGCGCACCGCCGGGGCCGACCCGGCGACGACCTGATCTCCGGGCTGGTCGAGGCGCTGGACTCCGGCGGGGTCGACCTGACCGAGGAGGAGCTGATCAGCAACCTGATCGTGCTGTTCAACGCCAGCTTCGTCACCACCGTCTACATGTTCAGCAACGGACTGCCGGTGCTGCTGGACCACCCGGACACCGTGGCCGCGCTGCCCGGCGACGACACCCTGGCGCAGGGCTGCGTGGACGAGGTGCTGCGGCTGGAGAGCCCGGTGCACTTCCTGGCCCGCGCCGCGCCCCGCGACACCGACCTGGGCGGGGTGCCGGTCGCCCGGGACGAGAACGTGCTGCTGATCATCGCGGGGGCCAACCGCGACCCGCGCCGCTTCCCCGGGCCGGACCGGTTCGATCCGCGCCGCGCCGGCCCGCCCTCGTTGGCCTTCGGTGTCGGTCCGCACTTCTGCCTCGGTTCGGCGGTGTCCCGCCTGGAGGGCCGGATCGGCCTGCCCCGGCTGTTCGCCCGGTTCCCCCGGCTCGCGGTCAGCCGGCAGGCCGACTACAGCGGGAGCCTGTTCCTGCGCGGCATCGACAAGCTCTTCGTCACCACCGGCGGATAG
- a CDS encoding hemerythrin domain-containing protein, protein MSTDAIVLLKEDHKEMRRLFREFEKAQEGPASRRRTVVDEIVAALTTHTYLENEVMYPEVRKLLPDLEDDILESYEEHHVADVLCAELAAMDADDDHFVAKTTVLIENVEHHVEEEEQEWFPKVREALGRNQLQEIGERMIALRPDAPRSPSDPKAVRSARHATTA, encoded by the coding sequence GTGTCCACCGACGCCATCGTCCTGCTCAAAGAGGACCACAAGGAGATGCGCCGCCTCTTCCGCGAGTTCGAGAAGGCGCAGGAGGGGCCGGCCAGCCGCCGCCGCACGGTGGTCGACGAGATCGTGGCCGCCCTGACGACGCACACCTACCTGGAGAACGAGGTGATGTACCCCGAGGTCCGCAAGCTCCTGCCGGACCTGGAGGACGACATCCTGGAGTCGTACGAGGAGCATCACGTCGCCGACGTACTCTGCGCCGAGCTGGCCGCGATGGACGCCGACGACGACCACTTCGTCGCCAAGACCACGGTGCTGATCGAGAACGTCGAGCACCACGTCGAGGAGGAGGAGCAGGAGTGGTTCCCGAAGGTGCGGGAGGCACTCGGCCGCAACCAGCTCCAGGAGATCGGCGAGCGGATGATCGCGCTGCGCCCGGACGCGCCCCGATCCCCCAGCGACCCCAAGGCGGTCAGGAGCGCCCGGCACGCCACCACCGCCTGA
- a CDS encoding aminotransferase-like domain-containing protein translates to MDLDLDLATLHPAVDDPALNSMNFLNEVAGQWPDAVSLAAGRPYEEFFDDDAPGRWLDRFRRHLADDLGQQPEQVRRTLFQYGRTKGIIHHLIARNLAVDEDVHVDDEAVVVTVGCQEAMLLVLRALRAGPSDVLLAVAPTYVGLTGAARLVDLPVRPVAGGPTGIDLADLRLQLRRARTEGWRPRACYVMPDFANPSGTSIPVVDRRRLLDLAAEEDLLLIEDNPYGLFPAGDADRRPTLKALDTRRRVVYLGSFAKTVLPGARIGYLVADQRVAGADGAVGLFADQLAKIKSMVTVNTSPLAQAVIGGALLEHGCSLVAANRRERAAYTRNRDHLLAGLRRRFPAGSPVRWNAPAGGFFVVVTVPFPVDDALLRRSAERYGVLWTPMAHFYDDGRPVDALRLSVSAVTPEQIDLGLDRLAALITDELARLPAR, encoded by the coding sequence GTGGACCTGGACCTCGATCTGGCGACCCTGCACCCGGCGGTCGACGACCCGGCGCTGAACTCGATGAACTTCCTCAACGAGGTCGCCGGGCAATGGCCCGACGCGGTGTCGCTGGCGGCCGGGCGGCCGTACGAGGAGTTCTTCGACGACGACGCGCCCGGGCGCTGGCTGGACCGGTTCCGCCGGCACCTCGCCGACGACCTCGGGCAGCAGCCCGAGCAGGTCCGCCGCACCCTGTTCCAGTACGGCCGGACGAAGGGGATCATCCACCATCTGATCGCCCGTAACCTCGCCGTCGACGAGGACGTCCACGTCGACGACGAGGCGGTGGTGGTGACCGTCGGCTGCCAGGAGGCGATGCTGCTGGTGCTCCGGGCGCTGCGGGCCGGGCCGTCCGACGTGCTGCTCGCCGTCGCCCCGACGTACGTGGGCCTGACCGGCGCGGCCCGGCTGGTGGACCTGCCGGTCCGGCCGGTGGCCGGTGGCCCGACCGGGATCGACCTGGCCGACCTGCGGCTCCAGCTGCGCCGGGCGCGCACCGAGGGGTGGCGTCCCCGGGCCTGCTACGTCATGCCCGACTTCGCCAACCCCTCCGGCACCAGCATCCCGGTGGTCGACCGGCGACGGCTGCTCGACCTGGCCGCCGAGGAGGACCTGCTGCTCATCGAGGACAATCCGTACGGGCTGTTCCCGGCCGGGGACGCCGACCGGCGGCCGACGCTGAAGGCGCTGGACACCCGGCGTCGGGTGGTCTACCTCGGCTCGTTCGCCAAGACGGTGCTGCCCGGCGCCCGGATCGGCTACCTGGTGGCCGACCAGCGGGTCGCCGGTGCCGACGGCGCGGTGGGGCTGTTCGCCGACCAGCTCGCCAAGATCAAGAGCATGGTCACGGTGAACACGTCCCCGCTGGCCCAGGCCGTGATCGGCGGGGCGCTGCTGGAGCACGGCTGCTCGCTGGTCGCCGCGAACCGGCGGGAACGGGCCGCGTACACCCGCAACCGCGACCACCTGCTGGCCGGGCTGCGCCGACGCTTCCCGGCCGGCTCGCCGGTGCGCTGGAACGCCCCGGCCGGCGGCTTCTTCGTCGTGGTCACCGTGCCGTTCCCGGTCGACGACGCGCTACTGCGGCGCTCCGCCGAGCGGTACGGCGTGCTCTGGACCCCGATGGCGCACTTCTACGACGACGGTCGCCCGGTCGACGCGCTGCGGCTCTCGGTCAGCGCGGTCACCCCGGAGCAGATCGACCTCGGCCTGGACCGGCTGGCCGCCCTGATCACCGACGAACTGGCCCGCCTCCCCGCCCGGTGA
- a CDS encoding alpha-hydroxy acid oxidase, whose amino-acid sequence MAPRPADGQLDQSPVSLADFADLAREVLPAEVWDFVSGGSGVETTLAANRAALDRVAVLPRVLAGVEQPRTDAVLLGRAQSMPVAVAPMAYQRLLHPDGEPALAAAAGAAGVPYVLSTLSSAPIEEVVAATDGPVWFQLYWLRDRALVADLLDRAHAAGCAALMVTVDVPVLGRRLRDARNGFALPPEVIAANLPGGRDDLAHAGTPGVSAVAVHTGAVFAPVLTWADLAWLRGRTRLPLLVKGILDPRDAVRAADAGVDAVVVSNHGGRQFDGAPATATMLPEVVAAVGDRIEVLVDSGVRSGTDVLRALALGATGVLLGRPLLWALAAGGRAGAQAALDLLAVELRDGLTLTGCADPGQARRLRTLTGG is encoded by the coding sequence GTGGCGCCCCGGCCCGCTGACGGGCAGCTCGACCAGTCTCCGGTCAGCCTGGCCGACTTCGCCGATCTGGCCCGCGAGGTGCTCCCGGCCGAGGTCTGGGATTTCGTCAGCGGAGGCAGCGGCGTGGAGACCACCCTGGCCGCCAACCGGGCCGCCCTGGACCGGGTCGCCGTGCTGCCCCGGGTGCTCGCCGGGGTGGAACAGCCGCGCACCGACGCGGTGCTGCTCGGCCGGGCGCAGTCCATGCCGGTGGCGGTCGCCCCGATGGCGTACCAGCGGCTGCTGCACCCCGACGGCGAGCCGGCCCTCGCGGCGGCGGCCGGCGCGGCCGGGGTTCCCTATGTGCTCAGCACGTTGAGCAGCGCGCCGATCGAGGAGGTCGTCGCCGCCACCGACGGGCCGGTCTGGTTCCAGCTCTACTGGCTGCGTGACCGGGCGCTGGTCGCCGACCTGCTCGACCGGGCACACGCCGCCGGCTGTGCCGCGCTGATGGTCACCGTGGACGTGCCGGTGCTCGGCCGGCGGCTGCGCGACGCCCGCAACGGCTTCGCCCTGCCGCCGGAGGTGATCGCCGCCAACCTGCCCGGCGGCCGCGACGACCTGGCGCACGCCGGCACCCCCGGGGTGTCCGCCGTCGCCGTGCACACCGGCGCCGTCTTCGCCCCCGTGCTCACCTGGGCTGACCTGGCCTGGCTGCGGGGTCGTACCCGGTTGCCGCTGCTGGTCAAGGGTATCCTCGACCCGCGCGACGCGGTCCGCGCCGCCGACGCCGGCGTGGACGCGGTGGTGGTCTCGAACCACGGCGGCCGGCAGTTCGACGGGGCGCCGGCCACCGCCACCATGCTGCCCGAGGTGGTCGCGGCCGTCGGCGACCGGATCGAGGTGCTGGTGGACAGCGGGGTACGGTCCGGCACCGACGTGCTGCGTGCCCTCGCCCTCGGCGCGACCGGGGTGCTGCTCGGCCGCCCCCTGCTCTGGGCGTTGGCGGCCGGTGGCCGGGCCGGGGCACAGGCCGCCCTCGACCTGCTCGCCGTGGAGCTGCGCGACGGGCTGACCCTGACCGGCTGCGCCGACCCGGGGCAGGCCCGGCGGCTGCGTACCCTGACCGGAGGCTGA
- a CDS encoding NAD(P)H-hydrate dehydratase — MPNRSETRVITPGLLRDWALPVPTGGKDNRGTVLVVGGSRFTPGAVLLAGVAALRAGAGVLQLATAESTAAALSIQVPEAMVVGLPETADGAVAGDPGDRLGELVERADVVTVGPGLNDIDQTRALLRLVLSAAGPHTALVFDAYALGALSHDPDLLVGADRKVVLTPNLTEARHLLGRDPGDDLDADSRELARRYEAVVSLYGHIATPDGQGWREESGDAGLGTSGSGDVRAGLLAGLLSRGAEPAQAACWAAWVHAVSGQRLVPRFGRIGFLARELLDEIPHTIATV; from the coding sequence ATGCCGAACCGGTCTGAGACCCGGGTCATCACCCCCGGGCTGCTACGGGACTGGGCGCTGCCGGTGCCGACCGGCGGCAAGGACAACCGGGGCACCGTGCTGGTCGTCGGCGGATCGCGGTTCACCCCGGGCGCGGTGCTGCTGGCCGGGGTGGCCGCGCTGCGCGCCGGGGCCGGAGTGCTGCAACTGGCCACTGCCGAGTCCACCGCCGCCGCACTGAGCATCCAGGTGCCCGAGGCCATGGTGGTGGGCCTGCCGGAGACCGCCGACGGCGCGGTCGCCGGTGACCCGGGCGACCGGCTCGGTGAGCTGGTCGAGCGGGCCGACGTGGTGACCGTCGGGCCGGGCCTCAACGACATCGACCAGACCCGCGCGCTGCTGCGCCTGGTGCTGTCGGCGGCCGGGCCGCACACCGCACTGGTCTTCGACGCGTACGCGCTGGGCGCGCTCAGCCACGACCCGGACCTGCTGGTCGGCGCGGACCGGAAGGTGGTGCTGACCCCCAACCTGACCGAGGCCCGGCACCTGCTCGGCCGCGACCCCGGCGACGACCTGGACGCCGACTCCCGCGAGCTGGCCCGCCGGTACGAGGCGGTGGTCTCCCTCTACGGGCACATCGCCACCCCCGACGGCCAGGGCTGGCGGGAGGAGAGCGGCGACGCCGGGCTGGGCACCTCGGGCAGCGGCGACGTGCGGGCCGGGCTGCTCGCCGGGCTGCTCTCGCGGGGCGCGGAACCCGCTCAGGCGGCCTGCTGGGCGGCGTGGGTGCACGCGGTCAGCGGGCAGCGGCTGGTGCCCCGGTTCGGCCGGATCGGGTTCCTCGCCCGCGAGCTGCTCGACGAGATCCCGCACACCATCGCCACCGTGTGA
- a CDS encoding SDR family NAD(P)-dependent oxidoreductase — protein MRVTVISGGTDGIGRGTLEARLRRGDEVVAIGSNPAKGRSVQALSDRAHFLRADLRSVAETRRVVDVIRHRWPTVDALVLCANRQSPRRVVTDEGLEQTFALYYLSRYLLSHGLRDQLDTAERPVVVNVAGVGVTRGAIHWDDLQLADGYGMVDAQLQAGRANDLLGVDFAARSGGRTRYVLYHPGFTRSGDLSTLPAPVRGVIRAASVFARPVGTSIRPIVRWIDDPPSDALTANDRGRPVPPSTRTLDPVAARRLGAVTEELLTRLDAG, from the coding sequence ATGCGGGTCACGGTCATCAGCGGCGGCACCGACGGTATCGGCCGGGGCACGCTCGAAGCCCGGCTCCGACGCGGGGACGAGGTCGTCGCCATCGGCAGCAACCCCGCGAAGGGGCGATCCGTGCAGGCGCTCTCCGACCGGGCGCATTTCCTCCGGGCGGACCTGCGCTCGGTGGCGGAGACCCGCCGGGTCGTCGACGTCATCCGGCACCGGTGGCCGACGGTGGACGCCCTGGTGTTGTGCGCCAACCGGCAGTCGCCCCGGCGGGTGGTCACCGACGAGGGCCTGGAGCAGACCTTCGCGCTGTACTACCTGAGCCGTTACCTGCTCAGCCACGGCCTGCGCGATCAGCTCGACACCGCCGAACGGCCAGTCGTCGTCAACGTGGCCGGCGTCGGCGTCACCCGTGGTGCGATCCACTGGGACGACCTCCAGCTCGCCGACGGGTACGGCATGGTCGACGCGCAGTTGCAGGCGGGCCGGGCGAACGACCTGCTCGGAGTGGATTTCGCGGCCCGCTCCGGCGGCCGGACCCGGTACGTGCTCTACCACCCCGGCTTCACCCGCAGCGGCGACCTGTCCACCCTGCCGGCACCGGTCCGTGGGGTGATCCGGGCGGCGTCGGTGTTCGCCAGGCCGGTCGGGACGTCGATCCGCCCCATCGTGAGGTGGATCGACGACCCGCCGTCGGACGCCCTGACCGCCAACGACCGGGGCCGACCCGTGCCACCGTCGACCCGGACGCTCGATCCCGTCGCCGCCCGCCGCCTCGGCGCGGTGACCGAGGAGCTGCTCACCCGCCTCGACGCCGGCTGA
- a CDS encoding winged helix-turn-helix transcriptional regulator translates to MSVPNTDVRSLVATALPMPVPVDEYDGCPVTGLLRLLSDKWSMLVLVLLGRQPYRFNELHRAIGGISQRMLTRTLRGLESAGLVLREVHPTVPPSVEYRLTPLGQSLLGPLSGLADWAVGNEAALAAGRRRAGAAESSGPR, encoded by the coding sequence ATGTCCGTACCGAACACGGATGTTCGTTCCCTGGTGGCGACGGCCCTGCCGATGCCCGTGCCGGTCGACGAGTACGACGGCTGCCCGGTCACCGGGCTGCTGCGGCTGCTCAGCGACAAGTGGTCGATGCTGGTGCTGGTCCTGCTGGGTCGTCAGCCGTACCGCTTCAACGAGCTGCACCGCGCCATCGGGGGGATCAGCCAACGCATGCTGACCCGTACCCTGCGCGGTCTGGAGTCCGCCGGTCTGGTGCTGCGCGAGGTTCATCCCACCGTCCCGCCCAGCGTCGAGTACCGGCTCACCCCGCTCGGGCAGAGCCTGCTCGGCCCGCTGTCCGGCCTCGCCGACTGGGCGGTCGGCAACGAGGCCGCGCTCGCCGCCGGCCGGCGACGGGCCGGGGCGGCGGAGTCGTCCGGACCGCGCTGA